Below is a window of Cryptosporangium aurantiacum DNA.
AAGGAACCATCAACCCACCAAACGATGGGCCGAGGGTAAAACACTTGGCACTAACTTTTGAACACACTGTTGAGTTCTCAAACAACACACGCGCATCAAACCCGCCCGCTAGGACTTCGTTGAGGCTTGCTGTCTTTCGTTTTCAAGCTTACCCGAACCGTTTCGCAGAACCAAATTCGCTCCGCTTTCCGATCGAGCGCCGGAAGTGCAATTCCGGCTTGCTTTATCGCTCCTGTCGGAGACGATTTCCGCTCGCCGTCTTGCGTTTCCCAGCTTACCGGGTCGAATTCGCTGCGCCAAATTCGCACAGTTCCTTTCGGCCTGGCCCCTACACCGTCACAAACCGCGCCGTTGAGGCGCTGTTCGCTCGGGCTTCCCAGCGTATCCGGTCGATCCCGCGGCGCCAAATTCGGCCGCCTCGCCCGGCACAGCACTACCGCCCGGTTCGCACCGGTCAGATCGGCTGCTTTCCCGCGGGCCGTCCACTCCGCCGCTTGCGCGACCGGCTGGTGTCCGTCTCCCCTGCGGGCTCGATGAAATCTACGCGGCTCGCCGACGATCCGCAAACCGCCCGGACGTGGCGGTGGCCACACCTCTCCGGGCACAGTCGGTGGCGTCTCTGCCGCCGGTGGCCACGTCGCCCAGCGGCGCTCGTCGCGCCACGAGCACCGGCCCCGGCGCCATCCGACAAGGGACGACCGCCACCTCAGCGAACGAGCAACAACCAATCTCCACAGACCACCGCCAGCCCCGGTCACCACAGACCTACCGGCGTGACGGCACCGCTGTTGGACCTGGGTCTACCCCGACCACGAGCCGGCCCTGCCCACGGTGGTGTCGGCTCTACGCGGAACGGCACCACTGTTGATCCTGCACTGGGCGGCCCCGCTGTTGGCACAGAGCGGGTCGGCGTGCGGTCTTCGCGGGGTGGGCTGCGGCGGGTCTGGGGCGGGACGACGTTGACCCTTCGACGCCGGATACGCGGAACCGGCCTCTAAGGCACCTGTTACAGCCCGAGAACCCCTCATCTGACGGGCCCCGCACGGTGTCGGCGAACCGGGCCACGTTCGTGGACACCGCGGCGCCGACGACCGCGAACGCCAGGCATCCGGGTCGTGTGAGGCCCGGCCGTCAGGAGGCCGAGTGGGCGCGTTCAGGCGACCTATCACTTGCCTGAATGCGTCCACTTGCGGTGGCGAGGCCCGGCGCCACTGCGGGGGTCGGCACAGTGTGGTGCGGTGAGTAGTGACCGGAGGAAGGACCCCTCCCGCGCCAACGACGGCGGAACCGCGCGTCGCGCGGCCCGCCACCGGCCGCGCCGGACGCGGAAGCGACCGGCGCGCGCCAGGCAGGCGTAGATCTAAAGGACCTCGACACCGGAGATTGTGCGCTTGCCGCGGCGGAGCACCAGCCAGCGGCCGTGGAGCAGTTCCTCCCGGGAGGGAGGGACCTCGCCGTCGGTGACCTTGACGTTGTTGACGTACGCGCCGCCCTCGCGGACCGTGCGCCGGGCCTCGGAGAGGCTCGACGCGAGGCCGGAGGCCTGGAGCAATGCCGCGACCGTCGGGAGTTCGCCGGTCACCTGGTGCAAGCCCGCTTCGGTGAGCGCGGCGCGGAGCGTCTCTCCGGGGAGGTCACGCAGCTCGGCGCGGCCGAAGAGGGCTTGGCTGGCGGTGTTCACGGCGGCGGTTTCGTCGGCGCCGTGGACCAGCGTGGTCATCTCTTCGGCGAGCCGACGCTGGGCCAGGCGGGCCGCGGGGCGCTCGGCAACGGCGATCTCGAGCTCCTCGATCTCCTTGCGGTCGAGGAACGTGAACGTCTTGAGCCTGGCGACAACGTCGCGGTCGTCGGTGTTGAACCAGAACTGGTACCAGGCGTAGGGGCTGGTGAGGTCGGGGTCGAGCCAGACGGAGCCGCCGCCGGTGCTCTTGCCGAACTTCTCGCCGTTGGCGTTGGTGAGCAGCGGGAGCGTGAGCGCGTGCGCGGGGCCGCCCTCGTTGGCGGTGACGCGGCGGATGTAGTCGAGGCCCGCGGTGATGTTGCCCCACTGGTCGTTGCCGCCGATCTGGAGGCGGCAACCCTGGTCACGGTAGAGCTGAAGGAAGTCGTTGGCCTGGAGGAGCTGGTAGCTGAACTCGGTGTAGCTCAGTCCACCGGAGTTGATGCGGGCGGCGACGGACTCGCGCGCGAGCATCTGGGTGACCGGGAAGTGCTTGCCGACGTCGCGGAGGAAGTCGAGTGCCGAGACGGAGGCGGTCCAGTCGAGGTTGTTGGCGAGGAGAGCGCCTTGCTCGAAGTCGACGAACCTCGCCAGCTGGGGTCGGAGGGCTTCGACCAGCTCGCGGACGCGCTCCGGGGTGTTGAGGACGCGTTCGGTGGAGCGACCGCTGGGGTCACCGATCAGTCCGGTGGCGCCGCCGGCCAGGACGATCGGCCGGTGGCCGGCCTGCTGGAAACGGCGCAGCGTGAGCAGCGGGACGAGGTGACCGGCGTGCAGGCTCGCCGCGGTGGGGTCGAACCCGGCATAAACCGTGAGCGGGGCGTTGTCGAGGGCCGCGCTCAGGGCCTGTTCGTCAGTGGTCTGGGCGATCAGGCCACGCCAGCGTAGTTCGTCGAGGAAGTCACTCACGCACAGCATCATTCCGTATCTGCACAGCTCTGGGCGAACGCCTATACGGGCTGACTGTCGGGTCCCCGTCGATCCAGAACCGCCACGGCCGGTCGGCCTCCTTCGAGACGCCGGTGCGGGGGCCGGTTCTGATCCGCCCTCCGAGGTCGTGGCCGGGGACGATCGTGAGCGGGCCGTTGCCGTCGAGGAGGTTGGTGCCGTCCGCGGTGCGGTCGAGTCCGAGTGACTTGGCGAGCCGGGCGGGGCCGCGGGCGAGGTCCTTGAGCGGGATGGTGCGGCCTCGTCGCGCGTGCTCGAGGCCGTCGACCACCTGTCCGGCGCGGAGCAGGACGGCGGAGGCGACGCCGACCGGTCCGCAGGTGATGTTGACGCACCAGTGCATGCCGTAGCTGAAGTAGACGTACAGCGTGCCGGGGCCCTCGAACATGCTGGCGTTTCTCGGGGTGGGGCCGCGGTGGGCGTGCGAGGCGGGGTCACCGGCGGTGCCCGCGTAGGCCTCGACCTCGGTAAGCCGGACCGTGACCCCGTGCGCGTGGATGTACCGCCCGAGGAGCGCTGGTGCGGCCTCCTCGGGCGGTCCTTCCAGGATGTGTTCCAGGCTCAGCGGGGCACCACTTGCTCTGCCGCCCAGTTCTTGAAGTGCTCGATCGTGGTTTTGGCTTCGCTGAGCTGGACCGCTACCGCGTCCGGGCCGGTGGAGCCCGGGGTGGTGCGGGCGCGGAGGGCTCCGTCGACCGACAGCACGCTGCGGACCGAGGGGTCGAGGTGCGGGCTGACCTCGGAGAGGTCGTCGTCGGTGAGGTCGTCGAGTTCGATGCCGCGGTGCGCTGCTTTCGCTACCAGAGCGCCGACGATTTCGTGCGCGTCGCGGAACGCGACCCCCTTGCGGACCAGCCACTCGGCGACGTCGGTCGCGAGAGCGAAGCCGGTGGGCGTCGACTTCTCCAGCACCTCGGTGTGGACGTGCATCGTGCGCACCATGCCGGTGAGGGCCGGGAGGAGCACGTCGAGCGTCTCGACCGCGTCGAACACCGGCTCCTTGTCTTCCTGCAGGTCACGGTCGTAGGCGAGCGGAAGCGCCTTGAGCGTGGCGAGCAGGCCGGTGAGGTGGCCGATCAGCCGGCCGGACTTGCCGCGGGAGAGTTCGGCGATGTCCGGGTTCTTCTTCTGCGGCATGATCGAGCTGCCGGTCGCGAACGCGTCGTCGAGCGTGACCCAGCCGAACTCCTGCGACGTCCAGAGCACGAACTCTTCGCCCAGCCGGGAGAGGTGGACGCCGATCAGCGCCGCGACGAACAGGAACTCCGCGGCGAAGTCCCGGTCGCTGACCGCGTCGATGGAGTTTTGCGCGCTCCGGGAGAAACCGAGCTCTCTCGCGACCGCATCCGGGTCGAGGGGCAGCGAGGAACCCGCGAGGGCTCCGGCACCCAGCGGGCTGACCGCGGCGCGGTCGTCCCAGTCAGTGAGGCGGTCGAGGTCGCGGAGCAACGACTGGACGTGGGCGAGCAGCTGGTGGCTGAACAGGATCGGCTGGGCGTGCTGGAGGTGGGTCATGCCCGGGGCCGGCACGGTCTTGTGCTTCTCGGCCTGCTCGGTGAGTGCGTCCGCCAGGTCGGTGAGGCCCTTCGCGACGCCGCGCGCGTGGTCGCGCAGGTAGAGGCGCAGGTCGGTGGCGACCTGGTCGTTGCGGCTGCGGCCGGCGCGGAGCTTGCCGCCGAGCGCGCCGAGCCGTTCGAGGAGGCCGCGTTCGAGGGCGGTGTGGACGTCCTCGTCGTCGATCGTCGGGGTGAATGCCCCCTCGGCGCAGTCCTTCTCGAGCTCGTCGAGCGCCTTGAGCATCAGGTGGAGCTCGTCGGCGGTGAGGAGCCCGGCGCGGTTCAGGACGCGGGCGTGGGCGCGGGAGCCGGCGAGGTCGTAGGGGGCCAGGCGCCAGTCGAAGTGGACGCTGACGGACAGCCGGGCCAGTGCCTCGGCCGGTCCGCCGGAAAACCGGCCGCCCCACAGGCGGGTCGTCTCTGCGTTGGGCTCGGGGTGGGTCACGAAGGTTCCTTGGAGAAGGTCGAGTCAGGCGACGATACGAGGTCGGGCGCCGCGGGTCGGGTGTGGGTCGGCGTGTCGGCGTCGCCGGGCGTGCTGGGGTGGCCCGGGGTGCCGGGATCGCCCGGCGTGCTGGGGCGGCCCGGCGTGCCGGGATCGCCCGGGGTGCTGGGGCGGCCCGGCGTGCCGGGATCGCCCGGCGTGCTGGGGCGGCCCGGGGCGCCGGGATCGCCCGGCGTGCTGGGGCGGCCCGGGGCGCCGGGATCGCCCGGCGTGCTGGGGTGGCCCGGGGCGCCGGCCGGGCCGGGTGTCGTTCCGCGGTGGGCCCAGTCGAGTGCTTTGGCGGCGAACGCCTGGCCGCCGGCCGGGTCGCGGGTGATGACGAGGATCGTGTCGTCGCCGGCGATCGTGCCGATGATGTCGGGCAGGCCGGAGCGGTCCAGGCCGGACGCGAGGAACTGCGCGGCGCCGGGCGGCGTCCGGAGCACCACCAGGTTGCCGCTGGCCTCGGCGCCGGTCAGAAGTTCCTGAAGGCGCCGGACCAGCAGGTCGGGTGGCGCGACCGACGGCCGCATCGGGGCCGCGCCCTCCTCCGGCAGGACGTATGAGGCCGGTGACCCGTCCGCCCCCCGCAGCTTGACCGCGCCGAGTTCCTCGAGATCGCGGGAGAGCGTGGCCTGGGTGACGGCCATGCCCTCGTCGGCCAGGAGTCTGGCCAACACGGTCTGCGACGGGATCGGCGTGGAACGGACCAGCTCGCTGATCCGGGCGTGGCGGGCCGCTTTGGTCACCGGATTGCTCATCGTCGGTTGCTCATCGTCCGTCGCTCGTCGGGTCGGTCGCTGGCTCTTCGGTCGCTGGCAGTCGTCGGCTGTGGTCGCTGAGGATAACGATCAGGGCTGGTCGAGCAGCCAGGTGAGCAACGCCTTCTGCGCGTGCAGACGGTTCTCCGCCTGGTCCCAGACCGCCGAACGCGGGCCGTCCAGCACGTCGGCGCTGATCTCGTTGCCCCGGTAGGCCGGCAGGCAGTGCAACACGATCGCGTCGGCCGCCGCCAGCGCGACCGCATCGGCGTCGACCCGGTACGGCGCGAGGGTGGCCAGGCGGTCGGCGGAGTTCGCGGTCTCCTGCCCCATCGAGACCCAGGTGTCGGTGGCCAGGACGTCGGTGCCGTCGGCGGCCGCCTTGGGGTCGTCGGTGATCGTGATTTCGCTGCCCGTCCTTTCGGCGATCGTCTTCGCGCGCTGGACGATCGTCGGGTCGGGCAGGGCGTTCTCCGGGCCGGCGATCCGGACGTGGAGGCCGGCGACCGCCCCGCCCAGCAGGTACGAGTGGGCCATGTTGTTCGCCGCGTCACCGAGATAGGTGAGCGTGCGGCCGGCCACCGTGCCGAAGCGCTCCCGGATCGTGAGCAGGTCGGCCAGGATCTGGCACGGGTGGAACAGGTCGGTGAGCGCGTTGACGACCGGCACCGCGCTGACGCTCGCCATCGCCTCGACGCGCTCCTGGCCGAACGTCCGCCAGACGATCGCGGCGCACTGCCGGTCGAGGACGCGGGCGGTGTCCTCGATCGTCTCGCCACGGCCGAGCTGGCTGCTCCCGGAGTCCAGGAGCAGCGGGTACCCGCCGAGTTCGGCGACGCCGATCGCGAACGAGACCCGGGTGCGGGTCGAGGGCTTGTCGAACAGCAGGGCGACGCTCTTCGGGCCGGCCAGCGGGGTGAACGCGTGCCGGTCGGCCTTCATCCGGAGCGCGAGCTCGAGGATCTCGGACTGCTCGTCCGGGGTGAGGTCGTCGTCGGCGAGGAAGTGGCGGGTCACCGCGTGCTCCCGGTGGTAGTGGGGGGTTTCGGGGGCGCCGCGGCGGGCGTTGCCGGGGGCGCCGTGGCGGCGGTGAGCGCTGCCGGGAGGGCCGCGAGGAAGGCGTCCACCTGTTCGTCGGTGAGCACCAACGGCGGGGCCAGCCGCAGCACGCCGGGAGCCACCGCATTGACGAGGAAGCCGGCATCGGCGAGGGCCGCCTCGGCGGCCTTCGCCACCGAGTCGGTCAGGACGACGCCGAGCAGCGCACCGCTCCCCCGCACCTCGGCGACGCCGTCGAGGTTCTCGATGCCGGCGCGCAGCCGCTCGCCCAGGTGCTTGGCGCGCGCGAGCAGGTCCTCGGCGACGATCGTGTCGAGCACGGCCAGCGCTGCGGCGCAGCAGACCGGGTTGCCGCCGAACGTCGAACCGTGACTGCCCGGACCGAGCAGCTCGGCGGCGTCCCCGAACGCGATGCAGGCGCCGAGCGGGAGCCCGCCGCCGAGGCCCTTCGCGAGCGTCACGACGTCGGGCTGGATGCCGTCGGCCTGGTGGGCGAACCAGTAGCCGGTGCGTCCGATGCCGGTCTGCACCTCGTCGAGGACGAGCAGCGCGTGGTGCGCTGTGGTGATGCGGCGGGCTTCGGCGAGGTAGCCGGGCGGCGGCGGGACGACACCGGCCTCGCCGAGCGTCGGTTCGAGGATCACCATCGCGGTTTCGTCGGTGACCGCTTCGGCGAGCGCGTCGACGTCGCCGTACGGGACGTGCGTGACGTCGCCGGGCAGCGGCAGGAACGGGTCGCGCTTCGTGGGCTG
It encodes the following:
- a CDS encoding DNA-3-methyladenine glycosylase gives rise to the protein MSLEHILEGPPEEAAPALLGRYIHAHGVTVRLTEVEAYAGTAGDPASHAHRGPTPRNASMFEGPGTLYVYFSYGMHWCVNITCGPVGVASAVLLRAGQVVDGLEHARRGRTIPLKDLARGPARLAKSLGLDRTADGTNLLDGNGPLTIVPGHDLGGRIRTGPRTGVSKEADRPWRFWIDGDPTVSPYRRSPRAVQIRNDAVRE
- a CDS encoding acetylornithine transaminase — translated: MTGSPTPPAAPQSVSAPDNPEGLSARWRAALMDNYGTPSTALVKGDGATVWDDRGRQYVDLYAGIAVNVVGHAHPAIVEAVSTQIATLGHVSNLFASVPAVTLAERLLALSGRDGRVYFCNSGAEANEAAFKLSRRTGKTHVVAAHGGFHGRTMGALALTGQPTKRDPFLPLPGDVTHVPYGDVDALAEAVTDETAMVILEPTLGEAGVVPPPPGYLAEARRITTAHHALLVLDEVQTGIGRTGYWFAHQADGIQPDVVTLAKGLGGGLPLGACIAFGDAAELLGPGSHGSTFGGNPVCCAAALAVLDTIVAEDLLARAKHLGERLRAGIENLDGVAEVRGSGALLGVVLTDSVAKAAEAALADAGFLVNAVAPGVLRLAPPLVLTDEQVDAFLAALPAALTAATAPPATPAAAPPKPPTTTGSTR
- the argH gene encoding argininosuccinate lyase, giving the protein MTHPEPNAETTRLWGGRFSGGPAEALARLSVSVHFDWRLAPYDLAGSRAHARVLNRAGLLTADELHLMLKALDELEKDCAEGAFTPTIDDEDVHTALERGLLERLGALGGKLRAGRSRNDQVATDLRLYLRDHARGVAKGLTDLADALTEQAEKHKTVPAPGMTHLQHAQPILFSHQLLAHVQSLLRDLDRLTDWDDRAAVSPLGAGALAGSSLPLDPDAVARELGFSRSAQNSIDAVSDRDFAAEFLFVAALIGVHLSRLGEEFVLWTSQEFGWVTLDDAFATGSSIMPQKKNPDIAELSRGKSGRLIGHLTGLLATLKALPLAYDRDLQEDKEPVFDAVETLDVLLPALTGMVRTMHVHTEVLEKSTPTGFALATDVAEWLVRKGVAFRDAHEIVGALVAKAAHRGIELDDLTDDDLSEVSPHLDPSVRSVLSVDGALRARTTPGSTGPDAVAVQLSEAKTTIEHFKNWAAEQVVPR
- the argF gene encoding ornithine carbamoyltransferase; protein product: MTRHFLADDDLTPDEQSEILELALRMKADRHAFTPLAGPKSVALLFDKPSTRTRVSFAIGVAELGGYPLLLDSGSSQLGRGETIEDTARVLDRQCAAIVWRTFGQERVEAMASVSAVPVVNALTDLFHPCQILADLLTIRERFGTVAGRTLTYLGDAANNMAHSYLLGGAVAGLHVRIAGPENALPDPTIVQRAKTIAERTGSEITITDDPKAAADGTDVLATDTWVSMGQETANSADRLATLAPYRVDADAVALAAADAIVLHCLPAYRGNEISADVLDGPRSAVWDQAENRLHAQKALLTWLLDQP
- the tyrS gene encoding tyrosine--tRNA ligase produces the protein MLCVSDFLDELRWRGLIAQTTDEQALSAALDNAPLTVYAGFDPTAASLHAGHLVPLLTLRRFQQAGHRPIVLAGGATGLIGDPSGRSTERVLNTPERVRELVEALRPQLARFVDFEQGALLANNLDWTASVSALDFLRDVGKHFPVTQMLARESVAARINSGGLSYTEFSYQLLQANDFLQLYRDQGCRLQIGGNDQWGNITAGLDYIRRVTANEGGPAHALTLPLLTNANGEKFGKSTGGGSVWLDPDLTSPYAWYQFWFNTDDRDVVARLKTFTFLDRKEIEELEIAVAERPAARLAQRRLAEEMTTLVHGADETAAVNTASQALFGRAELRDLPGETLRAALTEAGLHQVTGELPTVAALLQASGLASSLSEARRTVREGGAYVNNVKVTDGEVPPSREELLHGRWLVLRRGKRTISGVEVL